The Sphingobacterium bambusae genome includes a window with the following:
- the nusA gene encoding transcription termination factor NusA yields the protein MSSNINLIDSFQEFKDFKNIDRPTVITVLEEVFRSMIRKRFGTDENVDVIVNPDNGDLEIWRTRVVMEDGFSEDDDLEIELAEAHQHDPDLEVGDDFIEQITLESFGRRAILAARQTLVSKILELEKDEVFKKYKDREGELVIGEVYQIWKKEILVLDEDGNELILPKTEQIPADYFKKGDSIRAVVSKVDMMNSNPKIIISRTAPEFLQRLFELEVPEIFDGLIMIRKIVREPGERAKVAVESYDDRIDPVGACVGMKGSRIHGIVRELRNENIDVINFTSNHSLYITRALSPARISSIKIDEEHKTAAVYLKPDQVSLAIGRGGHNIKLAGKLSGYEIDVYRENDEVEEDVDIEEFADEIDSWIIDELKRVGLDTAKSVLSLTQEELVRRTDLEEDTVLEIVRILQAEFE from the coding sequence ATGAGCAGCAATATCAATTTGATCGACTCCTTTCAGGAGTTCAAGGATTTTAAGAATATTGACCGTCCAACGGTTATTACGGTTTTGGAAGAAGTTTTCCGCAGCATGATTCGGAAGCGCTTCGGAACAGATGAGAACGTCGATGTAATCGTCAACCCGGATAACGGGGATTTGGAAATCTGGAGAACGCGCGTAGTGATGGAGGATGGTTTTTCCGAAGATGATGATCTAGAAATCGAGTTGGCGGAAGCACATCAGCATGATCCAGATTTGGAAGTGGGCGATGATTTCATCGAACAGATCACCTTGGAAAGCTTCGGACGTCGTGCTATCTTGGCCGCTCGTCAGACATTGGTTTCCAAAATTCTGGAATTGGAGAAAGATGAGGTGTTCAAGAAATATAAGGATCGTGAAGGTGAATTGGTGATCGGTGAGGTTTACCAAATTTGGAAGAAAGAGATCTTGGTATTGGACGAGGATGGTAACGAGTTGATCTTGCCAAAGACCGAACAGATTCCTGCAGATTACTTCAAAAAGGGAGATAGCATCCGTGCGGTGGTTTCTAAGGTTGACATGATGAACAGCAACCCTAAGATCATTATCTCGCGTACAGCACCGGAGTTCTTGCAACGTTTATTTGAATTGGAAGTGCCCGAGATTTTCGACGGTTTGATTATGATCAGAAAGATCGTCCGCGAGCCGGGCGAGCGTGCAAAGGTTGCTGTAGAGTCTTACGATGATCGTATTGACCCTGTTGGTGCCTGTGTGGGTATGAAAGGTTCGCGTATCCATGGTATCGTTCGCGAGTTGCGCAATGAGAATATTGACGTAATCAATTTCACGTCTAACCATTCCTTGTACATCACACGCGCGTTGAGCCCTGCACGTATTTCATCGATCAAAATTGACGAAGAACACAAAACTGCAGCGGTGTATTTGAAGCCAGATCAGGTGTCTTTGGCAATTGGCCGTGGCGGACATAACATTAAATTGGCTGGTAAATTAAGTGGCTACGAGATCGATGTCTATCGCGAGAATGACGAGGTGGAGGAAGATGTGGATATCGAAGAATTCGCAGATGAAATCGATAGCTGGATTATCGACGAGTTGAAGCGTGTGGGCTTGGACACTGCGAAATCGGTGCTATCGTTGACACAAGAAGAACTTGTGCGGCGCACAGACTTGGAAGAAGATACGGTTTTGGAAATCGTACGTATCCTCCAAGCCGAGTTTGAATAG
- the rimP gene encoding ribosome assembly cofactor RimP — MQIEERVRELVEEKIAGRDDLFIVRIKMHSNRLLEILLDGDNGIAIEDCAKVSRHVGFHLEEENVIDQAYRLEVSSPGIDTPLLLARQYAKNIDREVRVKTEDGSKREGKLVAVSDSHIVIEEKVKEKGKKAELIPAEIPFEHIKETKVLISFK; from the coding sequence ATGCAAATAGAAGAAAGAGTACGCGAGTTGGTGGAAGAGAAGATTGCAGGCCGTGATGATCTTTTTATCGTTCGTATAAAAATGCACAGCAATAGGCTGTTGGAAATCCTGCTAGACGGGGATAACGGCATTGCGATTGAAGATTGTGCAAAGGTTAGCCGCCACGTTGGTTTTCATTTGGAGGAGGAGAACGTAATCGATCAAGCTTATCGCTTGGAGGTTTCCTCGCCAGGTATTGACACCCCTTTGCTTCTTGCACGGCAGTATGCTAAAAATATCGATAGGGAAGTGCGCGTGAAAACGGAAGATGGTAGTAAGCGGGAAGGTAAACTTGTTGCCGTATCAGATAGTCACATCGTGATCGAAGAAAAAGTAAAAGAGAAAGGAAAAAAAGCCGAATTAATACCGGCGGAAATTCCGTTTGAACATATAAAAGAAACCAAGGTGTTAATTTCATTTAAATAA
- a CDS encoding XRE family transcriptional regulator → MSNIASNLKFLRKKKGLTQQQFADAMEIKRASVGAYEEDRAEPKYELLKKIAEFYDLTMDELAHDQIDDKWRPTPRSNASNLRILSVTVDSQDRENIELVPVKASAGYLNGYGDPEYVAELPKFSLPMFNQGSYRAFEIKGDSMLPLPSGSIIIAEYVENWHDIKVGQTYVVVSKEDGVVYKRIGQKFKEDKGLKLVSDNKSYDAYWVQTPDIIEVWKAKAFISTALPEPSPEPTMETLTSMMAQMQKTISAVVDNK, encoded by the coding sequence ATGTCAAATATCGCCTCCAATCTTAAGTTTTTAAGGAAAAAAAAAGGACTAACACAGCAGCAATTTGCGGATGCCATGGAGATCAAAAGGGCCTCTGTAGGTGCGTATGAGGAAGATCGTGCAGAACCGAAGTATGAGTTGCTAAAAAAGATAGCTGAATTTTATGACTTGACGATGGATGAGCTGGCGCACGACCAAATCGATGACAAATGGCGCCCAACGCCAAGAAGCAACGCATCCAACTTGCGTATCTTGAGCGTAACGGTGGATAGCCAAGATCGCGAAAATATCGAGTTAGTTCCGGTGAAAGCGAGCGCGGGTTATCTAAATGGTTACGGTGATCCCGAGTATGTGGCGGAATTACCTAAATTTTCGTTGCCGATGTTTAATCAAGGTAGCTACAGGGCTTTTGAAATCAAAGGCGATTCCATGTTACCACTGCCTTCTGGAAGCATTATTATTGCGGAATATGTTGAAAACTGGCATGATATTAAGGTGGGGCAGACCTATGTAGTTGTTTCCAAAGAGGATGGTGTAGTGTATAAGCGCATCGGGCAGAAGTTTAAAGAGGATAAGGGATTGAAGCTGGTTTCGGATAACAAATCTTATGACGCATATTGGGTGCAAACGCCTGATATCATTGAGGTGTGGAAGGCTAAAGCTTTCATCAGCACAGCTTTGCCTGAGCCGAGCCCAGAGCCTACGATGGAAACGTTGACTTCGATGATGGCACAGATGCAGAAGACGATTAGTGCGGTGGTGGACAATAAATGA
- a CDS encoding GIY-YIG nuclease family protein produces the protein MEKHTVYIVTDSNRTYLEVGHCTDINMRLAEIRNASSALFGNAPKLSNVVYMAFFESKEKAEAHKTQLQHFTRMQREKIIRLKNPNWLNLYAMPTATANKKVVVYA, from the coding sequence ATGGAAAAGCACACCGTATACATCGTCACAGACAGCAATCGTACCTATTTAGAGGTGGGGCATTGCACAGACATCAACATGCGTTTAGCAGAAATAAGAAATGCATCATCAGCCCTATTTGGTAACGCGCCAAAACTGAGCAATGTAGTATATATGGCTTTTTTTGAAAGCAAGGAGAAGGCAGAAGCCCACAAAACACAGCTGCAACATTTCACCCGTATGCAGCGCGAGAAAATCATCCGTTTAAAAAACCCCAATTGGTTAAACCTTTACGCGATGCCTACAGCGACAGCAAATAAAAAAGTCGTTGTTTATGCCTAA
- a CDS encoding basic secretory protein-like protein: MNTILEWCQTRLKFTVLALCLLGMLLPALTKAQYFGQNKMRYKKLNFEVKETPHFEMYSYLKNDSLVKWLSKEAEVWYGMHQQVFQDTFLRKNPIIIYNNHPEFQQTTAISGEISVGTGGVTEAFKQRVVMPVMQINQQTRHVLGHEMVHAFQYRVLMEGKDTTRLESVANIPLWMVEGMAEYLSIGKKDAFTAMWMRDAYARKDIPSLKQLTEQSYAYFPYRYGQAFLAYVGATYGDTVIMPMFLETAKYGYEIAMKRVFGYDAQTMSTLWRNSMETTFKGLNKDTVSRPIGQPLITANNGGRMNVAPAISPDGKYVAFMSEKDLFGIDLFLADAYTGQVIRKLGSRMTNKDIDEFSYLESAGDFSADSKRFAFSVFSEGKNKLMVIDVKTGKVLTVQAMGDIYEFTNISFSPDGDHVAFSGLKEGQSDIYTYNLKTKELVQLTNDKYADFQPSYSPDGKLIVFSTDRVAYESDTRSVDIPMGLALLNVDTKEISNIPVFPGANNLNPHFSGDGSYVYFLSNGDGYRNMFRYSRSTLAVEQMTDYFTGISGITEYSPAMSISNDDDIVYSYFKGNQYNVYKAKASEFEAKLVDATSVDFAAAMLPPDVNRGVNVVNTNLQNFNRYERIAESQIRPIPYRSKFKLDYLANTGVGMTVGSRYGAGMAGGVFGSFSDILGYNQIFTTLNINGEIYDFGGQVAYVNQKSRWNWGGSISHIPYRYGFRAFDREDLGNGEEVVINDYIIRQFETQLDAFVAYPFNRYHRFEIGGAVARYGYRAEKWRQSYFFNYGDRERLSSAEAAALGFGNLDPLSVQQASASFVGDKSTFGMAAPLDGFRYRLGVAQYIGDLDFTAYTIDLRRYLRLKPVTIAARAYSYIRSGTDENRLRGNYIGYPFFIRGFDNLTPEKVGNLSFNDLMGARVLVGNFEIRLPFTGPEKLAAVKSGFLFSDLNLFFDAGLAWNKGNIIVSSLDKKPVVQQTDINNQPIVDESGAPIMGYDKNYRVPVFSAGVSMRVNLFGAMIIEPYYAVPFIRSRTQFGTFGLNFMPGW; this comes from the coding sequence ATGAATACTATCCTTGAATGGTGCCAAACCAGGCTTAAGTTCACTGTTTTAGCGCTGTGCCTGTTGGGGATGTTGCTGCCCGCACTGACCAAAGCGCAATATTTCGGACAGAATAAAATGCGCTACAAAAAGCTGAACTTCGAAGTGAAAGAAACACCACATTTCGAAATGTATAGTTACCTCAAGAATGACAGCCTTGTTAAATGGCTTTCGAAGGAAGCTGAGGTTTGGTACGGCATGCACCAGCAGGTATTTCAAGATACTTTTTTGCGTAAAAATCCCATCATCATCTATAATAACCATCCCGAGTTTCAACAAACCACTGCAATTTCCGGCGAGATTTCTGTGGGAACGGGTGGTGTTACGGAGGCTTTCAAGCAGCGCGTTGTGATGCCTGTTATGCAGATTAACCAACAAACACGCCACGTCTTGGGTCACGAGATGGTGCACGCGTTCCAGTATCGTGTGTTGATGGAAGGCAAGGATACCACGCGGCTGGAAAGTGTAGCAAACATTCCCCTCTGGATGGTGGAAGGTATGGCGGAGTATCTTTCTATCGGTAAAAAAGATGCCTTCACCGCGATGTGGATGCGCGATGCCTACGCACGCAAGGATATTCCCTCGCTCAAACAACTGACCGAGCAATCCTACGCTTATTTTCCATACCGGTATGGGCAGGCTTTTCTAGCTTACGTTGGCGCAACTTATGGCGATACGGTGATTATGCCGATGTTTTTGGAGACCGCTAAATATGGCTATGAAATAGCGATGAAGCGTGTTTTCGGCTACGACGCCCAAACCATGTCGACCTTGTGGCGCAACAGCATGGAAACTACCTTTAAAGGTTTAAATAAGGATACGGTTTCTCGACCTATTGGACAGCCGTTGATCACGGCTAACAATGGCGGCCGCATGAATGTCGCACCGGCTATATCGCCGGACGGAAAGTACGTCGCCTTTATGTCGGAGAAGGATCTTTTCGGCATTGACCTGTTTTTGGCCGATGCGTATACCGGGCAGGTCATCAGGAAGCTGGGTAGTCGCATGACAAACAAGGATATTGACGAGTTTAGCTACTTAGAGTCTGCGGGCGATTTTTCGGCAGATAGCAAGCGATTTGCCTTTAGTGTGTTTAGTGAAGGGAAAAATAAGCTGATGGTGATTGACGTCAAAACCGGAAAGGTATTAACTGTTCAGGCTATGGGCGACATCTACGAATTTACGAACATCAGCTTTTCTCCGGATGGCGACCATGTTGCTTTCTCTGGGTTGAAGGAGGGGCAGAGTGATATTTATACATATAACTTGAAAACTAAGGAGCTGGTGCAGCTAACCAACGATAAGTATGCTGACTTTCAGCCTAGTTATTCGCCTGATGGGAAGCTTATAGTTTTCAGTACAGATCGGGTAGCCTATGAGAGCGACACGCGGTCGGTAGATATTCCTATGGGGTTGGCGCTGTTAAATGTGGATACGAAGGAGATTTCGAATATTCCTGTGTTTCCGGGGGCTAATAATCTGAATCCACATTTTTCAGGAGATGGATCTTATGTTTACTTCCTTTCCAATGGCGATGGCTATCGCAATATGTTTCGCTATTCACGGAGCACCTTGGCCGTGGAGCAGATGACGGATTATTTTACAGGGATCAGTGGTATCACGGAGTACTCTCCAGCCATGAGCATTTCCAATGATGATGATATCGTCTATTCTTACTTTAAAGGTAATCAGTACAATGTCTATAAAGCGAAGGCCTCGGAATTTGAGGCAAAACTGGTAGACGCGACATCGGTAGACTTTGCTGCCGCGATGTTGCCGCCGGATGTCAATCGTGGTGTCAATGTGGTGAATACAAACTTGCAGAATTTTAACCGCTATGAGCGCATTGCTGAGTCGCAGATTCGCCCGATCCCATACCGGTCGAAATTCAAGTTGGATTATTTGGCCAATACGGGCGTCGGCATGACCGTAGGTTCTCGCTACGGTGCCGGTATGGCGGGTGGTGTTTTCGGTAGTTTCTCCGATATCTTGGGCTACAACCAGATTTTCACAACGCTTAACATAAATGGCGAGATATATGATTTCGGTGGACAAGTGGCTTATGTGAACCAAAAGAGCCGTTGGAACTGGGGTGGATCTATTTCCCATATTCCTTATCGATATGGTTTCCGTGCTTTTGATCGCGAAGATCTAGGCAATGGCGAGGAGGTTGTTATCAATGACTATATTATTCGCCAGTTTGAAACCCAATTGGATGCCTTTGTTGCCTATCCGTTTAATCGGTACCATCGCTTTGAAATTGGTGGTGCGGTGGCTCGCTATGGTTACCGTGCGGAGAAATGGCGTCAAAGTTATTTTTTCAACTATGGCGATCGTGAACGTCTTTCAAGTGCAGAGGCTGCAGCTTTGGGTTTTGGAAATCTAGATCCATTGAGTGTGCAACAGGCCAGTGCTTCTTTTGTCGGTGATAAATCCACTTTTGGTATGGCCGCTCCGCTGGACGGCTTTCGATATCGCCTTGGGGTAGCCCAGTATATAGGTGATCTGGATTTTACTGCTTATACCATTGATTTAAGACGATACCTACGGTTGAAGCCGGTCACAATCGCGGCGCGCGCGTACTCCTACATTCGATCTGGTACGGATGAAAATCGTCTCCGTGGAAACTATATAGGTTATCCGTTTTTTATTCGTGGTTTTGATAACCTAACCCCAGAGAAGGTAGGTAATCTTTCTTTTAATGATTTAATGGGTGCACGTGTGCTCGTTGGTAACTTTGAGATTCGTTTGCCCTTTACTGGTCCAGAGAAATTAGCGGCGGTGAAATCGGGCTTTCTTTTTTCTGATCTCAATCTATTCTTCGATGCGGGCTTGGCCTGGAACAAAGGCAATATCATTGTAAGTAGCCTCGATAAGAAACCTGTCGTACAGCAAACGGATATTAACAATCAGCCGATTGTTGACGAATCAGGCGCGCCAATCATGGGGTATGATAAGAACTATCGGGTGCCTGTTTTCAGTGCGGGCGTGTCGATGCGCGTTAATCTCTTTGGTGCCATGATAATTGAGCCTTATTATGCCGTGCCGTTTATTCGTTCGCGGACACAGTTTGGTACCTTCGGATTAAACTTTATGCCGGGCTGGTAG
- a CDS encoding transglycosylase domain-containing protein — MFRRVKNKILRYLLIAIYSLIIIVCAVQLNFLWLFGYSPTQRDIFMPTLNVSSELYTADSVLIGRYFEEDRDPVSYDSISENVLNALIATEDVRFYKHHGIDFIGLFSSAVSTLKGDPRGASTITQQLAKNLYRTRYNQAQGLLGKIPGIRMGVTKFKEWMTAYKLESKYQKKEIVTMYLNTVSFSNNAYGIKSAAVRYFNKHPKDLKATEAAVLVGMLKGTTLYNPIRNPKTSLVRRNVVLGQMQKEGYISKGQLESFSKEPLQLNLNNQEARSNNDSYLRSAVEKWLEKWSEEHDIDIHTAGLKIYTTIDSRMQKIAEDVVASQMKELQRRLDNTWGDELPWRDKSGNILPNFLEDRVRKLPIYASLMEKYKNEEAVFAKLGEPKKMRIFTWDGEEEVEMSTMDSLKHYITMLNTGLMAMDPYNGKIKVWVGGINHRYYKFDHVNQAKRQAGSTFKPFVYLTALESGMAPCDTYEDKPVRLDFVNKKGEKEVWEPKNADWSFSHRNMSLRWAMARSLNTITAQITRDVGWDKIVETAHRCGINSHLESVPSVGLGSNDVSVFEMVNAYATFMNEGKRLEPLLVSAIYDNDGKLLTSFETKQKQVVDPQDAWLMTYMLRGTIEEPGGTSQALWEWDLFQKNNQIGGKTGTSSDYVDGWYMGLTKDLVAGVWVGCDEQSVHFKNSHTGEGSKTALPIYALFMEELYRHPELGVTFGEYPAAKVEITKKYNCPSPRIVISAPSDSTAIDEELEPIFEGEGVEQTETTDTEF; from the coding sequence ATGTTTAGAAGGGTTAAAAACAAAATTCTGCGCTATCTTTTAATTGCGATTTACAGCCTTATTATTATTGTATGTGCGGTGCAGCTTAACTTCCTGTGGCTCTTTGGTTATTCGCCAACGCAGCGCGATATTTTCATGCCCACCTTGAACGTTTCGTCCGAATTGTACACCGCAGATTCGGTGTTGATTGGTCGCTACTTTGAAGAAGATCGTGATCCGGTTAGTTATGATAGTATTTCGGAGAATGTACTCAACGCGCTGATCGCAACAGAAGATGTTCGATTCTATAAGCATCACGGTATTGATTTTATTGGACTTTTTTCCAGTGCAGTTTCTACCTTGAAGGGCGACCCAAGAGGTGCTAGCACCATTACCCAACAATTAGCTAAAAACCTGTACAGAACGCGCTACAACCAAGCGCAAGGTTTATTGGGTAAAATCCCAGGAATCCGAATGGGTGTCACCAAATTTAAGGAATGGATGACGGCCTATAAGCTGGAAAGTAAGTATCAAAAGAAAGAGATCGTGACGATGTATCTCAATACGGTTTCTTTCAGTAATAACGCCTACGGTATAAAATCGGCAGCGGTACGTTATTTTAACAAACACCCGAAAGACCTCAAGGCTACTGAAGCCGCGGTTTTGGTTGGTATGCTGAAGGGTACGACCTTGTACAATCCCATACGAAATCCTAAAACTTCGCTTGTGCGGCGAAATGTGGTGCTCGGCCAGATGCAAAAGGAGGGTTATATTTCCAAGGGACAATTGGAGTCTTTTTCAAAAGAACCATTGCAGCTAAACCTGAACAATCAAGAGGCGCGAAGCAATAACGATTCTTACCTGCGATCGGCAGTTGAAAAATGGTTGGAGAAGTGGAGCGAAGAACATGATATCGATATTCATACCGCTGGACTTAAAATATACACAACCATTGACTCACGGATGCAAAAGATTGCTGAAGATGTGGTTGCCTCGCAAATGAAAGAGTTGCAGCGCCGGTTGGACAATACTTGGGGCGACGAATTGCCTTGGCGCGATAAGAGTGGTAATATACTGCCTAATTTCTTGGAGGATAGGGTGCGCAAGCTGCCTATATATGCGTCACTCATGGAAAAATATAAAAATGAGGAAGCGGTTTTTGCGAAGTTAGGGGAGCCTAAAAAGATGCGCATCTTCACTTGGGATGGCGAAGAGGAAGTGGAAATGTCTACGATGGATTCCTTGAAGCATTATATCACCATGCTTAATACCGGCTTAATGGCTATGGATCCTTACAACGGTAAGATTAAAGTGTGGGTGGGTGGTATTAATCACCGCTACTATAAATTTGATCATGTTAACCAAGCAAAGCGTCAGGCAGGATCTACATTTAAACCTTTTGTTTACCTCACGGCTTTAGAAAGTGGTATGGCTCCTTGTGATACTTATGAGGATAAACCTGTGCGTTTGGATTTCGTAAATAAAAAAGGTGAAAAAGAGGTTTGGGAGCCTAAAAATGCAGATTGGAGTTTTTCACATCGTAATATGTCGCTTCGTTGGGCTATGGCTCGTTCTTTAAATACCATCACGGCACAGATTACGCGCGATGTAGGTTGGGATAAGATTGTAGAAACTGCGCATCGTTGTGGTATAAATAGTCATTTGGAGTCGGTGCCTTCCGTAGGTTTGGGTTCTAATGATGTTTCGGTTTTTGAAATGGTGAATGCTTATGCAACCTTTATGAACGAAGGCAAACGTCTAGAACCTCTATTGGTCTCGGCGATCTATGATAATGATGGTAAGTTGTTGACTTCATTCGAGACGAAGCAAAAGCAGGTGGTCGATCCGCAGGATGCCTGGTTGATGACCTACATGTTGCGTGGAACAATTGAGGAACCAGGTGGTACATCGCAAGCATTATGGGAATGGGATTTGTTCCAGAAAAATAACCAAATTGGAGGCAAAACTGGTACTTCTTCGGATTATGTCGATGGCTGGTATATGGGATTGACCAAAGATTTGGTTGCTGGTGTGTGGGTAGGCTGCGACGAGCAGAGCGTGCATTTCAAAAATTCGCATACAGGAGAGGGCTCGAAAACGGCTTTGCCGATCTATGCTCTTTTTATGGAGGAGCTATATAGGCACCCTGAGTTGGGGGTGACCTTTGGCGAGTATCCAGCAGCTAAAGTAGAGATTACAAAAAAATATAATTGTCCAAGTCCGCGTATCGTGATTTCCGCGCCTTCAGATAGCACCGCGATCGATGAGGAACTTGAGCCAATTTTTGAAGGAGAGGGCGTAGAGCAGACCGAAACAACAGATACTGAATTTTAG
- the rpoN gene encoding RNA polymerase factor sigma-54, translating to MLKQTLQQKLLQKLSPQQIQFIKLLQVPTVSLDARIKEELEENPALEDGSLTNMNDPVEEYPDRDPDDNYESESTEYEEEFSVDEYIQEDDYSDYSGSYSGDDDDDRKEIPIAIQDSFFETLQNQLDLLALSNHDYLVGQQIIGSLDDDGYLRRPTLSLIDDLAFSQNVNVSETEVESILKIIQDFEPAGIGARDLQECLLIQLRKKDVNNPIIAQAIKVVQNFLEEFTKKHYDKIEKQLGVDSSELKDIINEILKLNPKPGDSGSAAGKQLHIIPDFHISNNDGVLHLTLNGRNAPELRVSRSYQEMFEHYEKAEKNDKKMKEAVQFVKQKLDSAKWFIDAIKQRQQTLLKTMNAIMEYQYEYFLTGDERLLRPMILKDIADRIEMDISTVSRVANSKYVQTEFGTFLLKSFFSEAIQTDSGEEVSNKEVKKILEECISNEDKRKPLADEKLTEILKDKGYTIARRTVAKYREAMNIPVARLRKEL from the coding sequence ATGTTAAAACAAACACTACAGCAAAAGTTACTACAAAAGCTTTCGCCTCAACAAATACAATTTATCAAATTGCTTCAGGTGCCTACCGTATCCCTAGATGCCCGCATCAAAGAGGAATTGGAGGAAAACCCCGCGTTGGAAGACGGCAGCCTAACCAACATGAATGATCCTGTCGAAGAATATCCCGACCGTGATCCTGACGATAACTACGAAAGTGAAAGTACCGAATACGAAGAAGAATTTAGCGTAGACGAATATATACAGGAAGACGATTACAGTGACTATTCGGGCAGCTACAGCGGCGACGATGACGATGATCGCAAAGAGATTCCGATTGCTATACAGGACTCTTTTTTCGAAACATTACAGAACCAGCTTGACTTATTGGCCTTATCCAACCATGACTACCTTGTTGGACAGCAGATCATAGGAAGCTTGGACGATGATGGTTATCTACGTCGTCCGACATTATCGTTGATCGACGATTTGGCCTTCTCACAAAACGTGAATGTGAGCGAAACGGAGGTGGAATCTATCTTGAAAATCATCCAAGATTTCGAACCAGCAGGTATTGGAGCACGCGATCTACAAGAATGTCTACTCATTCAATTGCGCAAGAAAGATGTCAACAATCCTATAATCGCACAAGCCATCAAGGTCGTTCAGAACTTCTTAGAAGAATTTACGAAAAAACATTACGACAAGATTGAAAAGCAGTTGGGTGTAGACTCCAGTGAGCTAAAAGACATTATCAATGAGATTCTTAAGCTGAATCCTAAACCCGGCGATTCCGGATCCGCCGCAGGCAAACAGCTGCATATTATCCCGGATTTCCATATCAGCAACAATGACGGTGTGCTGCACCTTACATTAAATGGAAGGAATGCACCTGAGCTACGTGTTTCGCGTTCGTATCAAGAAATGTTCGAGCACTACGAAAAGGCAGAAAAAAACGACAAGAAGATGAAGGAAGCCGTGCAGTTTGTGAAACAGAAACTGGATTCGGCGAAATGGTTTATCGACGCGATCAAGCAACGCCAACAAACCTTGCTAAAGACTATGAATGCCATTATGGAATACCAATATGAGTATTTTCTAACCGGTGACGAAAGACTACTTAGACCGATGATATTGAAGGATATAGCAGACCGTATTGAAATGGATATTTCTACCGTATCGCGGGTTGCCAATTCCAAATATGTGCAAACAGAGTTCGGCACCTTCCTGCTCAAGTCATTCTTCTCGGAAGCTATTCAAACCGATTCGGGAGAAGAGGTATCCAACAAAGAAGTCAAGAAAATACTGGAAGAATGTATCAGTAATGAAGATAAACGCAAGCCTTTGGCTGATGAAAAATTGACGGAAATACTGAAAGACAAGGGCTATACCATTGCCCGACGAACGGTAGCCAAATACCGCGAGGCGATGAACATTCCCGTTGCGAGACTAAGAAAGGAGCTTTAA
- the dinB gene encoding DNA polymerase IV, with amino-acid sequence MSDVKRKIIHVDMDAFYASVEQRDFPELRGKALAVGGSPDGRGVVATASYEARKFGVRSAMSSRVALQLCPHLIFTRPRFDVYKDVSTKIRAIFNRYTDLIEPLSLDEAYLDVTQDKQGIGSAIEIAKAIKLAIQEELGLTASAGVSTNKFIAKIASDFNKPDGLTFIGPSKITSFLEQLPIEKFFGVGKVTAQKMKGYGIHIGLDLKQLSEHELMRKFGKSGKFFYHMVRGDDNRPVKPNRISKSIGIEDTFATDILERSEMITEFRLLCEKLEKRLSGKSKEGRTVTIKIKFSDFTQITRSKTSTYYISSSDDMLALVLELFAKADTEEKRVRLLGVSLSNFYDADLEKLSNPQLRLF; translated from the coding sequence ATGAGTGATGTTAAGCGAAAGATCATACATGTTGATATGGATGCATTTTATGCTTCCGTTGAGCAGCGCGACTTTCCTGAGCTGCGTGGCAAAGCTTTGGCGGTTGGTGGTTCGCCCGATGGGCGTGGTGTGGTGGCTACGGCGAGCTATGAGGCCCGGAAATTTGGCGTTCGATCAGCGATGTCTTCGCGCGTGGCTTTGCAGCTTTGTCCGCACTTGATCTTCACGCGGCCTAGGTTTGACGTGTATAAAGATGTCTCTACAAAAATAAGGGCTATTTTTAACCGATACACCGATCTGATTGAGCCTTTGTCCCTGGATGAAGCCTATTTGGACGTCACACAGGATAAGCAGGGTATTGGTTCTGCAATTGAGATCGCGAAGGCAATTAAATTAGCTATTCAGGAAGAGTTGGGATTGACAGCATCTGCGGGCGTGTCGACAAATAAATTTATCGCTAAAATTGCGTCTGACTTCAATAAGCCGGATGGCTTAACCTTTATTGGGCCATCAAAGATTACTTCTTTTTTGGAACAGCTTCCTATCGAGAAATTCTTCGGGGTGGGCAAAGTTACGGCACAGAAGATGAAAGGATATGGTATTCATATAGGTCTTGATCTTAAGCAGCTTAGCGAGCATGAGTTGATGCGAAAGTTTGGTAAGTCTGGAAAGTTTTTCTATCATATGGTTCGCGGCGACGACAATCGCCCGGTAAAGCCCAATCGCATATCGAAATCCATCGGTATTGAAGATACTTTTGCGACGGATATTTTAGAGCGCTCGGAAATGATTACGGAATTTCGGCTGCTGTGCGAGAAGTTAGAAAAGAGACTTTCCGGCAAATCTAAAGAGGGGCGTACCGTAACCATTAAAATTAAGTTCTCCGATTTTACACAAATCACGCGTAGCAAAACCTCGACTTACTACATCAGTTCAAGCGATGATATGTTGGCCTTGGTATTGGAACTATTTGCCAAGGCGGATACCGAAGAGAAAAGGGTGCGTTTATTGGGGGTCAGTTTATCCAATTTTTATGACGCCGACCTTGAAAAGCTAAGCAATCCGCAATTGCGCCTGTTTTAA